One Cryptomeria japonica chromosome 9, Sugi_1.0, whole genome shotgun sequence genomic window carries:
- the LOC131052909 gene encoding uncharacterized protein LOC131052909 isoform X2 codes for MAQATKLASLASSIHIATPISGAYGSSSRKRTSYCSRLNHCACKQIVVCQTTGKNNQESTTMLDRRSFGIATGAIATTSVLNTKEALAGKRKPAVEEENKPKDDPNMSGLQKKVIASIRRKEAMKESLAKLKERGEN; via the exons ATGGCCCAAGCTACAAAGCTAGCATCATTAGCATCCTCAATACATATTGCAACTCCAATATCAGGGGCTTATGGTTCATCTAGCAGGAAAAGGACATCATATTGCTCTCGTTTAAACCATTGTGCTTGTAAACAAATTGTAGTATGCCAAACAACCGGTAAAAATAATCAAGAATCAACCACCATGCTGGATCGAAG GTCATTTGGCATTGCCACAGGCGCCATAGCTACAACCAGTGTTCTGAACACAAAGGAAGCGCTTGCTGGGAAAAGGAAGCCAGCTGTAGAGGAAGAAAATAAGCCAAAGGATGACCCGAATATGAGTGGGTTACAAAAAAAGGTGATCGCTAGCATTAGAAGGAAGGAAGCAATGAAAGAATCACTGGCAAAATTAAAAGAAAGAG GGGAGAACTAA
- the LOC131052909 gene encoding uncharacterized protein LOC131052909 isoform X1, which produces MAQATKLASLASSIHIATPISGAYGSSSRKRTSYCSRLNHCACKQIVVCQTTGKNNQESTTMLDRRSFGIATGAIATTSVLNTKEALAGKRKPAVEEENKPKDDPNMSGLQKKVIASIRRKEAMKESLAKLKERGKVDEDVKESK; this is translated from the exons ATGGCCCAAGCTACAAAGCTAGCATCATTAGCATCCTCAATACATATTGCAACTCCAATATCAGGGGCTTATGGTTCATCTAGCAGGAAAAGGACATCATATTGCTCTCGTTTAAACCATTGTGCTTGTAAACAAATTGTAGTATGCCAAACAACCGGTAAAAATAATCAAGAATCAACCACCATGCTGGATCGAAG GTCATTTGGCATTGCCACAGGCGCCATAGCTACAACCAGTGTTCTGAACACAAAGGAAGCGCTTGCTGGGAAAAGGAAGCCAGCTGTAGAGGAAGAAAATAAGCCAAAGGATGACCCGAATATGAGTGGGTTACAAAAAAAGGTGATCGCTAGCATTAGAAGGAAGGAAGCAATGAAAGAATCACTGGCAAAATTAAAAGAAAGAGGTAAGGTAGATGAAGACGTTAAAGAGTCAAAGTGA